A single region of the Arthrobacter sp. V1I7 genome encodes:
- the ligA gene encoding NAD-dependent DNA ligase LigA yields the protein MSTGNTETDAQSPAGEQVPSGAVREEYEDLVEQVRRHRFAYYQEDAPTISDAEFDELFRRLETLEALHPELVANDSPTQEVGGEVSAAFAAVQHLQRMYSLEDVFSLEELEAWITKAEAGIAKLGNGTPSWLTELKIDGLAVNLLYRDGELVRAATRGDGTTGEDITHNVLTIKEIPQQLSGEGFPAEMEVRGEVFIPSEAFAEFNEALIEAGKAPLANPRNAAAGSLRQKDPAETAKRPLRMYVHGIGAREGLATVSQSDTYRQLAEWGLPTSPYVEVLPGLKDVLEFIQRYGDKRHSLTHEIDGIVVKVDDFATQRALGYTTRVPRWAVAYKYPPEEVHTKLLDIAVNVGRTGRVTPFGVMEPVKVAGSTVEMATLHNQEVVKAKGVKIGDIVVLRKAGDVIPEIVGPVLALRDQQHPPVRDFVMPTECPACGTPLAPAKEGDVDIRCPNSRSCPAQLRERVFHLAGRGAFDIEALGWEAAIALTQPAEPETPPLTTEATLFRLKPEDLAAVRIRREKRSKGVPTGEFELVPYFYSKGTAKTPSKPTATTEKLFRELEKAKTQPLWRVLVALSIRHVGPRASRALATAFGTMDAIRQASEEELAHVDGVGPVIAQALTEWFTEDWHREIVDSWAADGVRMEDERDASMPRTLEGLTIVVTGSLEGFSRDEAKEAILIRGGKASGSVSKKTDYVVAGENAGTKLDKAEQLGVPVLDEDGFRALLAGGPASGPAGSTGVPGGSAGAAEPEDAGDGAREDNGEDHQEAVSV from the coding sequence GTGAGCACAGGGAACACTGAAACCGACGCCCAAAGCCCCGCCGGGGAGCAGGTCCCCTCCGGGGCCGTGCGCGAGGAGTACGAGGACCTCGTGGAACAGGTCCGCCGGCACCGGTTCGCGTACTACCAGGAGGACGCGCCGACCATTTCCGACGCCGAATTCGACGAGCTCTTCCGGCGCCTGGAAACGCTCGAGGCACTGCACCCCGAACTCGTCGCCAACGATTCGCCCACGCAGGAGGTGGGCGGTGAGGTGTCGGCGGCGTTTGCCGCCGTCCAACACCTGCAGCGCATGTACAGCCTCGAGGACGTCTTTTCGCTCGAAGAACTGGAGGCCTGGATCACCAAGGCCGAGGCCGGCATCGCCAAGCTCGGGAACGGGACGCCGTCCTGGCTGACCGAGCTCAAGATCGACGGGCTGGCAGTCAACCTGCTGTACCGCGACGGCGAACTGGTCCGCGCCGCCACCCGCGGCGACGGCACGACGGGTGAGGACATCACGCACAACGTCCTGACCATCAAGGAAATCCCGCAGCAACTCAGCGGTGAGGGCTTTCCGGCGGAGATGGAGGTCCGCGGCGAGGTCTTTATCCCCTCCGAGGCGTTCGCGGAATTCAACGAAGCCCTGATCGAGGCCGGCAAGGCGCCGCTGGCGAACCCACGCAACGCCGCCGCCGGATCGCTGCGCCAGAAGGACCCCGCGGAAACCGCTAAACGACCGCTGCGGATGTACGTGCACGGCATCGGCGCCCGCGAAGGCCTGGCAACCGTCAGCCAGTCCGATACCTACCGCCAGCTCGCCGAGTGGGGACTGCCTACCAGCCCGTACGTCGAGGTCCTGCCGGGGCTGAAGGACGTGCTGGAGTTCATCCAGCGCTACGGGGACAAGCGGCACAGCCTTACCCATGAGATTGACGGCATCGTGGTCAAGGTGGACGACTTCGCCACGCAGCGGGCGCTCGGCTACACCACCCGCGTGCCGCGCTGGGCCGTGGCCTATAAATATCCGCCGGAGGAAGTCCACACCAAGCTGCTGGACATCGCCGTCAACGTCGGCCGCACCGGCCGCGTCACGCCCTTTGGCGTCATGGAGCCGGTCAAGGTCGCCGGCTCCACGGTGGAAATGGCCACCCTGCACAACCAGGAAGTCGTCAAGGCCAAAGGCGTCAAGATCGGTGACATCGTGGTGCTGCGCAAGGCCGGGGACGTCATCCCCGAGATCGTCGGTCCGGTGCTGGCCCTCCGGGACCAGCAGCATCCGCCGGTCCGGGACTTCGTGATGCCCACCGAATGCCCCGCCTGCGGCACGCCCCTGGCGCCGGCGAAAGAGGGGGATGTGGATATCCGCTGCCCCAACTCCCGCTCCTGCCCGGCGCAGCTGCGCGAACGCGTGTTCCACCTAGCCGGCCGCGGCGCCTTCGACATCGAGGCCCTCGGCTGGGAAGCCGCCATCGCCCTCACCCAGCCGGCGGAGCCGGAGACCCCGCCGCTGACCACGGAGGCGACGCTGTTCCGGCTGAAGCCCGAAGACCTCGCTGCCGTGCGCATCCGGCGCGAAAAGCGCAGCAAGGGTGTGCCCACCGGCGAGTTCGAGCTGGTGCCGTACTTCTACAGCAAGGGCACCGCGAAGACTCCGTCCAAACCGACGGCGACCACCGAAAAACTCTTCCGGGAACTGGAAAAGGCCAAGACGCAGCCGCTCTGGCGCGTCCTGGTGGCGCTGTCCATCCGGCACGTCGGGCCGCGGGCCTCCCGCGCGCTCGCAACCGCGTTCGGGACCATGGACGCCATCCGGCAGGCGTCCGAGGAGGAGCTGGCCCACGTCGACGGCGTCGGTCCGGTCATCGCGCAGGCCCTCACCGAATGGTTCACCGAGGACTGGCACCGCGAGATCGTCGACAGCTGGGCCGCCGACGGCGTCCGGATGGAAGACGAACGGGACGCGTCCATGCCCCGGACCCTGGAAGGTCTCACCATCGTGGTCACCGGAAGCCTCGAGGGCTTCAGCCGGGACGAGGCGAAGGAAGCCATCCTGATCCGCGGCGGCAAAGCGTCCGGTTCGGTCTCGAAGAAGACGGACTACGTGGTGGCCGGCGAGAACGCAGGGACCAAACTGGACAAGGCCGAACAGCTCGGCGTGCCCGTCCTGGACGAGGACGGCTTCCGCGCCCTGCTGGCCGGTGGTCCGGCCAGCGGCCCGGCCGGCAGTACCGGCGTTCCGGGCGGGTCAGCAGGCGCCGCGGAGCCGGAAGACGCCGGCGACGGCGCCCGCGAGGACAACGGGGAGGACCACCAGGAAGCGGTGTCCGTATGA
- a CDS encoding DUF885 domain-containing protein, which translates to MTETTERAATVRPQTAIDAVADAYTDTLIRLNPSFATELGLPGHETEYQDFSRTGQEASAAAAREALAALDGLDPADDVDAVTLDAMRERLGLQLEIHESGWYAAELNNIASPAQDIRAIFDLMPTDTPEQWDHIAGRARNVQAAIDGYIESLRSAMEDGKVAAARQVSIVIEQITRYAAEDGFFAKLAAHARTAEGPLPADLQSTLDAGAAAARVGYSRLAGFLEAELLPVAPAADAVGRERYALASRSFLGATVDLEETYAWGVQELDRLIAEQERVAGEIRPGASIEEAKELLNSDPARQLKGTDALQAWMQGLSDKAVADLAGVHFDIPDVMKTLECRIAPTDEGGIYYTGPSDDFSRPGRMWWSVPAGEDTFTTWAETTTVYHEGVPGHHLQVATATYRRELLNKWRRNVCWTSGHGEGWALYAETLMQELGYLKDPGDHMGMLDMQRMRAARVVFDIGVHLELEVPGRWGSGAWTPDKGYGFLKANLPISEGQLKFEFTRYLGWPGQAPSYKVGQRLWEQIRAELESRPGFDLKEFHTKALNIGSVGLDTLRSALLG; encoded by the coding sequence GTGACTGAAACTACTGAACGTGCCGCCACCGTGCGCCCGCAGACCGCCATCGACGCCGTCGCCGACGCCTACACGGACACCCTGATCCGGCTTAACCCGAGTTTTGCCACGGAGCTCGGCCTGCCCGGCCACGAGACCGAATACCAGGATTTCTCCCGTACGGGCCAGGAGGCATCCGCCGCCGCCGCCCGCGAGGCCCTGGCCGCGCTGGACGGGCTGGATCCGGCCGACGACGTGGACGCCGTCACCCTTGACGCGATGCGCGAACGCCTCGGCCTGCAGCTGGAAATCCACGAATCCGGCTGGTATGCCGCCGAGCTGAACAACATCGCCTCCCCCGCGCAGGATATCCGGGCGATCTTCGACCTCATGCCGACGGACACCCCGGAGCAGTGGGACCATATCGCGGGCCGCGCGCGCAACGTCCAGGCCGCGATCGACGGCTACATCGAGTCGCTGCGCTCGGCCATGGAGGACGGCAAGGTTGCCGCCGCGCGCCAGGTGTCGATCGTGATCGAGCAGATCACCAGGTACGCCGCGGAGGACGGCTTCTTCGCCAAGCTCGCCGCCCACGCCCGGACGGCAGAGGGCCCGCTGCCCGCAGACCTGCAGTCCACGCTCGACGCCGGAGCCGCTGCCGCGCGGGTGGGCTACTCCCGGCTGGCCGGCTTCCTGGAAGCCGAGCTGCTACCGGTCGCCCCCGCCGCGGACGCCGTCGGCCGGGAGCGTTACGCGCTGGCCTCGCGGTCCTTCCTCGGCGCCACGGTGGACCTCGAAGAGACGTATGCCTGGGGCGTGCAGGAACTCGACCGCCTGATCGCCGAGCAGGAGCGGGTGGCTGGGGAAATCCGTCCCGGCGCCTCCATCGAGGAAGCCAAAGAGCTCCTGAACAGCGACCCCGCCCGTCAGCTGAAAGGCACGGACGCCCTCCAGGCCTGGATGCAGGGGCTTTCCGACAAGGCCGTGGCCGACCTCGCCGGAGTGCACTTCGACATTCCGGACGTGATGAAGACGCTGGAGTGCAGGATCGCACCGACCGACGAAGGCGGCATCTACTACACCGGACCCTCGGACGACTTCAGCCGGCCGGGCCGCATGTGGTGGTCCGTGCCTGCCGGCGAGGACACATTTACCACCTGGGCCGAGACCACCACCGTCTACCACGAGGGCGTGCCGGGCCACCACCTGCAGGTCGCGACCGCCACCTACCGCCGCGAGCTGCTCAACAAGTGGCGGCGCAACGTCTGCTGGACCTCCGGGCATGGCGAAGGCTGGGCGCTCTACGCCGAGACCCTCATGCAGGAACTGGGGTACCTCAAGGACCCTGGCGACCACATGGGCATGCTGGACATGCAGCGCATGCGGGCGGCCCGCGTGGTGTTCGACATCGGCGTGCATCTGGAGCTGGAGGTTCCCGGGCGCTGGGGTTCCGGCGCCTGGACACCGGACAAGGGCTACGGTTTCCTCAAGGCCAACCTGCCGATCAGCGAGGGGCAGCTGAAGTTCGAGTTCACGCGCTACCTCGGCTGGCCCGGCCAGGCCCCGTCGTACAAGGTGGGCCAGCGGCTCTGGGAGCAGATCCGTGCCGAACTCGAATCCCGGCCCGGGTTCGACCTCAAAGAGTTCCACACCAAAGCGCTGAACATCGGCTCGGTAGGCCTCGACACCCTCAGGAGCGCCCTGCTCGGCTAA
- a CDS encoding PP2C family serine/threonine-protein phosphatase yields MKPQPAAVPSALRLIAGYGTDRGLRREMNEDSFIAADPVFAVADGMGGHEAGEIASDICVRTLAAMPQLASGGRDATAGVVQEYLLSADQSIREATGSRAGTTLAGVVVVEQLGMPYWLVLNIGDSRTYRFSQGSLSQISVDHSEVQELVDAGQISRAEAAVHPRRHVVTRALGTGYETEADFWLLPVEDGDRMLVCSDGLNGELDDEQIAGILAAEADPQAAVDELIQAALRCGGRDNVTCIVVDATNVPAADDGVHTAPRM; encoded by the coding sequence ATGAAACCACAACCGGCCGCCGTTCCCTCCGCCCTGCGGCTCATTGCCGGCTACGGCACCGACCGCGGACTGCGCCGGGAGATGAACGAGGATTCCTTCATCGCCGCCGACCCGGTCTTCGCCGTCGCCGACGGCATGGGCGGGCACGAGGCCGGCGAGATTGCCAGCGACATCTGCGTCCGCACCCTCGCCGCGATGCCCCAGCTGGCGAGCGGCGGCCGCGACGCCACGGCCGGCGTCGTGCAGGAGTACCTGCTGAGCGCCGACCAAAGTATCCGGGAGGCAACCGGATCCCGGGCCGGAACCACCCTGGCCGGCGTGGTGGTGGTGGAGCAGCTGGGCATGCCGTACTGGCTGGTGTTGAACATCGGGGACTCCCGGACCTACCGGTTCAGCCAGGGCAGTCTCAGCCAAATCAGCGTGGACCATTCCGAAGTGCAGGAACTGGTGGACGCGGGCCAGATCAGCAGGGCCGAGGCGGCTGTGCATCCGCGCCGCCACGTGGTCACGCGAGCCCTGGGCACCGGATATGAGACCGAGGCGGATTTCTGGCTCCTGCCCGTCGAGGACGGGGACCGGATGCTGGTCTGCTCCGACGGACTCAACGGCGAGCTCGACGACGAGCAGATCGCCGGCATCCTCGCCGCCGAAGCCGACCCGCAGGCGGCTGTCGACGAACTCATCCAGGCGGCCCTGCGCTGCGGCGGACGGGACAACGTCACCTGCATAGTGGTGGACGCCACCAACGTTCCGGCTGCCGACGACGGTGTCCACACAGCACCCCGGATGTAG
- a CDS encoding biotin--[acetyl-CoA-carboxylase] ligase produces MEAAQETPDRPPLDVNALSAESFLAANGIPQLTVVESTGSTNADLLRGASEDPAAYPDLTVLTAEYQTAARGRLDRRWEAPARGSVSVSLVLRPVNAEGRPLPTQSYSWLSLLAALALREALLDTAGIPAELKWPNDVLVRGRKIAGILAQLGPLEGGAVPPVVLGVGLNVSLTAAELPVPTATSVLLEHPATVDRTVLLKSYLSRFATLYRSFCNADGDPAAGMAGGHSLHKRVEAVLTTLGKQVRAHLPGDHEIIGHASRLDDYGSLMVVDSGGHEHVITAGDVVHLRPWTPPGDEPAGLEGRPAGAESGYA; encoded by the coding sequence ATGGAAGCCGCCCAGGAAACACCGGACCGTCCGCCCCTCGACGTCAACGCCCTCAGTGCTGAATCGTTCCTGGCCGCCAACGGCATCCCGCAACTCACCGTGGTGGAGTCCACCGGTTCCACAAACGCGGACCTGCTCCGCGGCGCCAGCGAGGATCCGGCGGCCTACCCGGACCTGACCGTACTCACCGCCGAATACCAGACCGCTGCCCGCGGACGGCTGGACCGCCGCTGGGAAGCCCCCGCCCGCGGCTCCGTGTCCGTCTCCCTCGTTCTCCGGCCCGTCAATGCCGAGGGCCGCCCGCTTCCGACCCAGAGCTATTCCTGGCTCTCGCTGCTCGCGGCGCTGGCTCTGCGCGAAGCACTGCTGGACACGGCAGGCATCCCCGCAGAACTTAAATGGCCCAATGACGTCCTGGTGCGCGGCCGGAAAATCGCCGGCATCCTGGCCCAACTTGGACCGCTGGAGGGCGGTGCCGTCCCGCCCGTGGTGCTCGGCGTCGGACTCAATGTCTCCCTCACTGCGGCCGAACTGCCCGTTCCCACCGCCACCTCCGTGCTGCTGGAACACCCGGCCACGGTGGACCGGACCGTGCTGTTGAAGAGCTACCTGTCGCGTTTCGCCACGCTGTACCGCAGCTTCTGCAACGCCGACGGCGACCCCGCCGCCGGGATGGCGGGCGGCCACTCGCTGCACAAGCGGGTCGAGGCCGTGCTGACCACGCTCGGCAAGCAGGTGCGCGCCCACCTCCCCGGCGACCATGAAATCATTGGCCATGCCTCGCGCCTGGATGACTACGGTTCCCTGATGGTGGTGGACTCCGGAGGCCACGAGCATGTCATCACGGCAGGGGACGTGGTGCATCTGCGGCCCTGGACGCCGCCCGGCGACGAGCCCGCGGGCCTCGAGGGCCGACCCGCCGGCGCCGAAAGCGGCTATGCGTAA
- a CDS encoding PH domain-containing protein gives MRKELLPGEQVIAATRPQPRMLIVPALLFIAVPALTAYACAWIVKGGPAKLVPLVRPEWTAWLIGGCVVLAAWVLLGYCLPRALTWHATRYTLTSQRLVARYGMLRRRDQQVYLAAVRNVEIRQSLLQRVLRSGNISLDTGYPSSTVVPDVPEVATFRNFILEAINELPQGGFRAEGTMHHPEGSRNGAEPWETREGGRDER, from the coding sequence ATGCGTAAGGAGCTTCTCCCGGGCGAGCAAGTGATTGCCGCGACCCGGCCCCAGCCCAGGATGCTGATCGTCCCGGCGCTGTTGTTCATTGCTGTTCCCGCCCTCACTGCCTATGCGTGCGCGTGGATCGTGAAAGGCGGGCCGGCCAAGCTGGTCCCGCTGGTCAGGCCCGAGTGGACGGCATGGCTTATTGGCGGTTGCGTGGTGCTGGCGGCCTGGGTGCTGCTTGGCTACTGCCTGCCGCGGGCGCTGACCTGGCACGCCACCCGGTACACGCTGACGAGCCAGCGCTTAGTTGCCCGTTACGGCATGCTACGGCGGCGCGATCAGCAGGTTTATCTGGCAGCCGTTCGAAATGTCGAGATCCGGCAGTCGTTGCTCCAACGCGTATTGCGTTCGGGGAATATATCCTTGGATACCGGGTACCCCTCCAGCACGGTGGTGCCCGACGTTCCGGAGGTCGCAACGTTCCGAAACTTCATACTCGAGGCCATCAATGAACTCCCGCAGGGTGGATTCAGGGCCGAGGGGACGATGCATCACCCTGAGGGCAGCCGGAACGGCGCCGAGCCGTGGGAGACGAGAGAAGGTGGAAGAGATGAGCGCTGA
- a CDS encoding NAD(P)-dependent oxidoreductase, with product MTSSNDASGAAAGPYKATGSLHGRTILISGGSRGIGLAIAIRAARDGANIVLMAKTGQPHARLEGTVYSAAEQIEAAGGKALPLVGDVRHDDDVAGAVAAAVERFGGIDVVINNASAIDLAKTDAVDMKRYDLMQDINVRGTFLLSKLALPALRESEAGHILTLSPPLNLDPKWAGLHLAYTMAKYGMSLTTLGLAEELKGDGISVNSLWPCTLIDTAAIRNMPGGEKIVRGARGPQIMADAAHAVLTGGHAKPDSGSRSGNFYTDEQVLAAAGVTDFTPYSLGAPENRLAPDIFL from the coding sequence ATGACTTCAAGCAATGATGCTTCGGGCGCCGCCGCAGGGCCCTACAAGGCCACCGGTTCCCTCCACGGCCGCACCATCCTGATCTCCGGAGGCAGCCGTGGCATCGGCCTGGCGATCGCCATCCGGGCCGCGCGGGACGGCGCCAACATTGTCCTGATGGCCAAGACCGGCCAGCCGCACGCCAGGCTGGAAGGTACCGTCTACTCCGCCGCGGAACAGATCGAGGCAGCAGGCGGGAAAGCGCTCCCGCTCGTCGGCGACGTGCGCCATGACGACGACGTCGCCGGCGCGGTTGCCGCCGCCGTCGAGCGCTTCGGCGGGATCGACGTCGTTATCAACAACGCCTCCGCGATCGACCTCGCAAAGACCGACGCTGTGGACATGAAGCGCTACGACCTCATGCAGGACATCAACGTGCGCGGCACCTTCCTGCTGTCGAAGCTAGCGCTGCCCGCGCTGCGCGAATCGGAGGCCGGGCACATCCTCACGCTGTCTCCGCCACTCAACCTGGACCCCAAATGGGCGGGCCTGCACCTGGCCTACACCATGGCCAAGTACGGCATGAGCCTGACGACCCTGGGCCTGGCCGAAGAACTCAAGGGGGACGGGATCAGCGTGAACTCGCTGTGGCCGTGCACCCTGATCGACACCGCCGCGATCAGGAACATGCCCGGCGGCGAGAAGATCGTCCGGGGAGCCCGGGGCCCACAGATCATGGCGGATGCGGCCCACGCGGTGCTCACCGGCGGCCACGCGAAGCCGGACTCCGGCAGCCGGAGCGGGAACTTCTACACCGATGAACAGGTCCTCGCCGCCGCCGGGGTCACCGACTTCACGCCGTACAGCCTCGGCGCCCCGGAGAACCGGCTGGCCCCTGACATCTTCCTCTGA
- a CDS encoding adenylate/guanylate cyclase domain-containing protein, protein MSAENVDQDTGLLAEEPSHVEDAVIESASLEEAVLDSVAASREQGNDTPTGFTGGVGGRQAEEPGTADADADADDADAAADDDADDADADSEADDADDVDIAAAAAAAAPPTGAISAERLALKALEHRLLGGERKLRRREVAAGAGLSLLSARKLWRALGFPNLGDEDVAFTERDQAALNTVVDLVRSGKLTEEAAISVTRAIGQMTDRMVVWQVEALVEDLVHQQGVPDSVARKRLVSELPSLVDALEEMLVYSWRRQLNAGVQRLAVRAEAGLQSSEEGREGDEDDAPLPLARAVGFADLVSYTSLSRRMNEKTLAQLVQRFENKCAEIISVGGGRLVKTVGDEVLYIAETPAAGAEISLALCQAFTEDEILPQARVAMVWGRILSRLGDIYGPTVNLAARLTALADPGTVLVDSMTAAALGRDERFVLLPRPAEDVRGFGEIHPVKLQRGSGRGLVLD, encoded by the coding sequence ATGAGCGCTGAGAACGTCGACCAGGACACGGGACTCCTGGCCGAGGAGCCGTCGCACGTTGAAGACGCCGTCATTGAGTCCGCCTCACTCGAAGAAGCCGTCCTCGATTCCGTTGCCGCGAGCCGCGAGCAGGGCAACGACACCCCCACCGGCTTCACCGGTGGGGTTGGCGGTAGGCAGGCTGAAGAACCCGGCACGGCCGACGCCGACGCGGATGCCGACGACGCCGACGCTGCGGCCGACGACGACGCCGACGACGCCGACGCGGATTCCGAAGCCGACGACGCCGACGACGTCGACATCGCTGCCGCCGCGGCCGCGGCCGCACCGCCCACCGGTGCGATTTCCGCCGAACGCCTCGCCCTGAAGGCCCTGGAGCACCGGCTGCTGGGCGGGGAACGCAAACTCCGCCGCCGCGAGGTCGCGGCCGGGGCCGGGCTTTCACTGCTCTCCGCCCGGAAACTGTGGCGCGCCCTGGGCTTTCCCAACCTGGGCGACGAGGATGTCGCCTTCACCGAACGCGACCAGGCCGCACTGAACACCGTCGTGGACCTGGTCCGGTCCGGCAAGCTGACCGAGGAAGCCGCCATCTCCGTCACCCGGGCCATCGGCCAGATGACCGACCGCATGGTGGTGTGGCAGGTCGAGGCGCTGGTGGAGGACCTGGTCCACCAGCAGGGCGTTCCCGACTCCGTGGCCCGCAAGCGCCTGGTCAGCGAGTTGCCCTCCCTGGTGGATGCCCTGGAAGAGATGCTGGTCTACTCCTGGCGCCGCCAGCTCAACGCCGGCGTCCAGCGCCTGGCCGTGCGGGCCGAGGCCGGGCTCCAGTCCAGCGAGGAAGGCCGCGAAGGGGACGAGGACGACGCCCCGTTGCCGCTTGCCCGCGCCGTGGGTTTCGCCGACCTGGTTTCCTACACGAGCCTGTCCCGCCGCATGAACGAAAAAACGCTCGCCCAGCTGGTGCAACGCTTCGAAAACAAGTGCGCCGAAATCATCTCCGTCGGCGGCGGCCGCCTCGTCAAGACCGTGGGCGACGAAGTCCTCTACATTGCCGAAACACCCGCGGCCGGCGCCGAGATTTCGCTCGCCCTGTGCCAGGCCTTCACCGAAGACGAGATCCTGCCGCAGGCCCGGGTCGCCATGGTGTGGGGCCGCATCCTGTCCCGGCTGGGGGACATCTACGGCCCGACCGTCAACCTGGCGGCACGGCTCACGGCGCTGGCGGATCCGGGAACGGTCCTCGTGGACTCGATGACCGCCGCCGCCCTGGGACGGGATGAACGCTTCGTCCTCCTCCCGCGCCCCGCAGAAGACGTCCGTGGCTTCGGCGAGATCCACCCGGTAAAACTGCAGCGCGGCAGCGGCCGGGGCCTGGTCCTGGATTAA
- a CDS encoding acyl-CoA carboxylase subunit beta, translating to MSHDLTTTAGKIADFRDRQARAEQPSGPEAIEKQHARGKNTARERIDLLLDAGSFVEFDALAVHRSTAFGMEKKKPLGDGLVSGYGTVDGRPVAVYSQDFSVYGGSLSQVNGEKIVKVQEFALRNGCPVVGILDGGGARIQEGVASLAMFADIFRNNVHASGVVPQISLIMGPSAGGAAYSPALTDYVVMVDKTSHMFITGPDVIKTVTGEDVDMETLGGARQHNANTGTSTYLASDETDAIEFVRELLDFLPSNNLAEAPVLEHTQELELDDDDLALDALIPDSANQPYDMRKVVEQIVDDAHFLEMQSLYAPNVMIGYGRVEGHTVGIVANQPMQFAGTLDIAASEKAARFVRHCDAFNIPIITLVDVPGFLPGKDQEFQGIIRRGAKLLYAYAEATVPKLTVITRKAYGGAYIVMGSKKLGADLNLAWPTAQIGVMGAQGAVNILYRRELAAVSADGGDVEAKRAEVIRQYEEELLNPYQAAQLGYVDAVVAPSETRVQIIKGLRALRDKRASLPAKKHGNIPL from the coding sequence ATGAGCCACGATCTGACCACGACCGCGGGAAAGATTGCCGACTTCCGCGACCGCCAGGCCCGTGCCGAGCAGCCCTCCGGCCCGGAAGCGATCGAGAAGCAGCATGCGCGCGGCAAGAACACCGCCCGCGAGCGCATCGACCTGCTGCTGGACGCCGGTTCCTTCGTCGAGTTCGACGCACTGGCCGTGCACCGCTCCACCGCCTTCGGCATGGAGAAGAAGAAGCCGCTCGGCGACGGCCTCGTCTCCGGCTACGGCACCGTGGACGGCCGGCCCGTAGCGGTCTACAGCCAGGACTTCTCCGTGTACGGCGGCTCGCTGAGCCAGGTGAACGGCGAGAAGATCGTCAAGGTCCAGGAATTCGCGCTGCGCAACGGCTGCCCGGTCGTGGGCATCCTCGACGGCGGCGGCGCCCGGATCCAGGAAGGCGTCGCGTCGCTGGCGATGTTCGCGGACATTTTCCGCAACAACGTCCACGCTTCCGGCGTGGTGCCGCAGATCTCCCTCATCATGGGCCCCTCCGCCGGCGGCGCCGCCTACTCCCCTGCCCTGACCGACTACGTGGTCATGGTGGACAAGACCTCGCACATGTTCATCACCGGCCCGGACGTGATCAAGACCGTCACCGGCGAGGACGTGGACATGGAAACCCTCGGCGGCGCCCGCCAGCACAACGCGAACACGGGCACCTCCACCTACCTCGCCTCCGACGAGACGGACGCCATCGAGTTCGTCCGAGAGCTCCTGGACTTCCTGCCCTCCAACAACCTCGCCGAGGCCCCCGTGCTGGAGCACACCCAGGAGCTGGAGCTCGACGACGACGACCTCGCCCTCGACGCGCTCATCCCGGACTCGGCCAACCAGCCCTACGACATGCGCAAGGTCGTCGAACAGATTGTCGACGACGCGCACTTCCTGGAGATGCAGTCCCTCTACGCCCCGAACGTGATGATCGGCTACGGCCGGGTGGAGGGCCACACGGTGGGCATCGTGGCCAACCAGCCCATGCAGTTTGCCGGGACCCTGGATATCGCCGCCTCGGAAAAGGCCGCCCGCTTCGTCCGGCACTGCGATGCCTTCAACATCCCCATCATCACGCTCGTTGATGTGCCCGGCTTCCTGCCCGGCAAGGACCAGGAGTTCCAGGGCATCATCCGCCGCGGAGCCAAACTGCTTTATGCCTACGCCGAGGCCACCGTGCCCAAGCTGACCGTCATCACCCGGAAGGCCTACGGCGGAGCGTACATCGTGATGGGCTCGAAGAAGCTCGGGGCGGACCTGAACCTGGCCTGGCCCACCGCCCAGATCGGCGTCATGGGCGCCCAGGGTGCGGTCAACATCCTCTACCGCCGCGAACTGGCGGCCGTCTCAGCGGATGGCGGCGACGTCGAGGCCAAGCGCGCCGAGGTCATCCGGCAGTACGAGGAAGAGCTGCTCAACCCCTACCAGGCCGCCCAGCTCGGCTACGTGGACGCCGTCGTCGCCCCGTCCGAGACGCGGGTGCAGATCATCAAGGGCCTGCGCGCCCTGCGGGACAAACGCGCCAGCCTGCCCGCCAAGAAGCACGGGAACATCCCGCTGTGA
- a CDS encoding acyl-CoA carboxylase subunit epsilon, whose amino-acid sequence MRESSESPAESVADAAKGGEAPGEPRLSVVKGEPTAEELAALTAVVLSLGNGDSAAPAKPSVRHWLRRQQLQLAPKPGPGAWKRSRG is encoded by the coding sequence GTGAGGGAGTCCAGCGAGAGCCCGGCCGAGTCCGTCGCGGACGCCGCGAAGGGCGGCGAGGCCCCCGGCGAACCGCGGCTCTCCGTCGTCAAGGGCGAGCCGACGGCAGAGGAACTGGCGGCGCTCACCGCCGTCGTCCTGTCCCTGGGCAACGGCGATTCCGCGGCGCCGGCGAAGCCCAGTGTCCGGCACTGGCTCCGGCGGCAGCAACTGCAGCTGGCGCCGAAACCCGGCCCCGGGGCGTGGAAGCGCAGCCGCGGCTGA